Proteins encoded within one genomic window of Pseudalkalibacillus sp. SCS-8:
- a CDS encoding YndJ family protein: MKRRINFMTLPGIFLFIASSLFSVNEPFYLMLTAAQLVFVPMILQLLVEVKTKHIVATWTAMASIFLLHIGLPMNAQILFGFIYLMFTLFVALYGVKRFFMRGFTNWAEISIDIGMMFLFVGGLWFFAYVAQINTGFSPLLTWLTAIHFHYSAFLLPVFVGFFGRLHESKWYKVCVPILLAGPLLVALGITFWPLLEVISVVLYIFALYTLIYLVFQTHFPSKIQAFCVRLSFFTLAITILFSLMYASNSAFGKWGISIDLMLLFHGLANCIFFGMFGVLGWVWLPPKTKQPVWEFPVSKIRGSFKSEGEKKSGLVKDLSEYVNTQRLPSSIIDFYEHTENYHLVAAVRWASWFKPFALFYKLISNKIQQINLPVSSKPVEMTGSIEAVDESLDGRPNPRVWKRNIGTNGVFKAIYSYHQTNNRTFMNIALPLPFSAMIGILQLDEKDGTLILSSKGEPDAGVYLAVGRFLFKLPLSEYFVIKESTNNTLTATHKMTIFGLPFLTISYEMSLKNVSGKTNIS, encoded by the coding sequence ATGAAGAGACGAATTAATTTCATGACGCTACCTGGTATCTTCCTCTTTATTGCGAGCAGCCTTTTTTCGGTCAACGAACCGTTTTATTTGATGCTGACAGCTGCTCAGCTTGTTTTTGTACCAATGATTCTCCAGCTCCTCGTTGAAGTGAAGACAAAGCATATTGTCGCAACTTGGACCGCGATGGCTTCCATATTCCTTTTACATATTGGTCTACCGATGAATGCCCAGATTTTGTTTGGGTTTATTTACTTGATGTTCACACTGTTCGTCGCTTTATATGGTGTGAAACGATTCTTCATGCGAGGCTTTACAAATTGGGCAGAAATATCGATTGATATCGGTATGATGTTTTTGTTTGTGGGAGGACTTTGGTTTTTCGCATATGTTGCACAGATCAATACGGGTTTCAGTCCGTTACTGACGTGGTTGACGGCGATCCACTTTCACTACTCTGCCTTTTTATTACCCGTTTTCGTCGGTTTCTTTGGACGGTTACATGAATCGAAATGGTATAAAGTCTGTGTCCCAATCCTTTTAGCAGGACCTTTACTGGTTGCGTTGGGGATCACGTTTTGGCCTCTCTTAGAGGTGATTTCTGTTGTACTCTATATCTTCGCGCTCTACACGTTGATCTATTTAGTTTTTCAAACTCATTTTCCATCAAAAATACAGGCGTTTTGCGTCCGGCTCTCATTTTTCACATTAGCGATTACGATCTTGTTTTCGTTGATGTACGCTTCCAATAGTGCTTTCGGAAAATGGGGAATCAGCATTGATCTAATGCTGTTGTTCCATGGGCTCGCAAACTGTATTTTCTTTGGTATGTTTGGTGTGCTCGGCTGGGTGTGGCTTCCTCCTAAAACAAAACAGCCTGTTTGGGAGTTTCCTGTCAGCAAGATCCGAGGTTCGTTTAAAAGTGAGGGAGAGAAAAAATCAGGTTTAGTTAAGGATCTTAGTGAATATGTAAATACGCAACGATTACCTTCCTCAATCATCGATTTTTACGAGCACACGGAAAATTATCATCTCGTTGCTGCGGTGAGATGGGCGAGTTGGTTCAAGCCCTTTGCACTTTTCTATAAACTGATCAGCAACAAAATTCAGCAGATCAACCTTCCCGTATCGAGCAAACCAGTTGAAATGACGGGAAGCATAGAGGCTGTAGATGAATCATTGGATGGGCGTCCTAATCCGAGGGTTTGGAAAAGGAATATTGGAACGAATGGAGTATTTAAAGCGATTTATTCATACCATCAGACAAACAACCGAACGTTCATGAATATTGCACTTCCGCTCCCTTTCTCGGCGATGATCGGCATCCTTCAGCTTGATGAAAAAGATGGCACGCTCATTCTCTCCAGCAAGGGAGAACCTGATGCAGGCGTATACTTAGCGGTAGGACGATTTTTGTTTAAACTGCCTTTATCGGAGTACTTCGTTATTAAGGAGTCAACGAACAATACGTTAACAGCAACACACAAAATGACGATTTTCGGTCTCCCTTTCTTAACGATTTCATATGAAATGAGCCTGAAGAATGTTAGTGGAAAAACAAATATCTCTTGA
- a CDS encoding GNAT family N-acetyltransferase, whose amino-acid sequence MSTVKEKICELTTEDQWIQAFPIMNQLREDLSLDTYIDLLTDMTNQGYRLIAMYDDGKIVALAGIHMSINFYNHRYVFINDLVTDASNRSRGYGERLLTYIHEWARERGASYVSLESGIKRKDAHRFYEEKMEYDKWCYSFRKKL is encoded by the coding sequence GTGAGTACTGTAAAAGAAAAAATATGCGAATTAACTACTGAAGACCAATGGATACAGGCATTTCCGATTATGAACCAACTACGAGAAGATTTATCCCTTGATACATACATTGATTTGTTAACTGACATGACAAACCAAGGATATCGCCTCATTGCCATGTATGATGATGGTAAAATAGTAGCTTTAGCTGGAATTCATATGAGCATCAATTTCTACAATCACCGTTATGTTTTTATAAATGATCTCGTGACGGACGCCTCCAATCGCTCAAGAGGCTATGGTGAAAGGCTCCTTACCTATATACATGAGTGGGCAAGAGAACGGGGAGCGTCGTATGTATCATTAGAATCAGGAATCAAAAGGAAGGACGCACATCGATTTTATGAAGAAAAGATGGAGTATGATAAATGGTGCTATTCCTTCCGGAAAAAACTTTAA
- a CDS encoding DUF4181 domain-containing protein — protein sequence MYEVDPFFWLKLFLLILAFLFLLRFFNAGLRKWLKVEKRKTFSYNHVNKKHKRIDWTIRIAFLLLILIGFSINVTRYGSERFWYWETYFVIFLFVITSEVTRAIMEKKYSANKNDYLYTLFQLAFMSVFVLSFLGYILIWNA from the coding sequence TTGTATGAGGTCGATCCATTTTTCTGGTTGAAGTTATTTTTGCTCATTTTAGCTTTTTTGTTCTTGTTGCGATTTTTTAATGCTGGTCTAAGAAAATGGCTGAAGGTGGAGAAGCGGAAGACCTTTTCCTACAACCATGTAAATAAGAAACACAAACGAATCGATTGGACAATTCGTATTGCTTTCCTTCTACTGATCCTTATAGGCTTTTCGATCAACGTCACACGTTATGGATCAGAAAGGTTCTGGTATTGGGAAACGTATTTTGTAATCTTTCTATTTGTCATAACGTCTGAAGTTACGAGAGCAATTATGGAGAAAAAGTATTCAGCGAATAAAAACGACTATCTATATACGCTTTTCCAACTAGCTTTCATGTCTGTATTTGTTCTCTCATTTCTGGGTTACATATTGATTTGGAACGCTTAA
- a CDS encoding HAD family hydrolase — protein MDSIIFDLDGTIWDPIDTVLNAWNSRIKEYGQIKRELTRTDFEGIMGLQMHEISKRLFPYLSEEDRVQVITECCNTEQGYLKKHGGHLFHNVEDVLRVLSKKYKLYIVSNCQDGYIESFYEFHNLGKYFLDFENPGRTGLSKGENVKLIIERNNLSSPIYVGDTEGDLNASRYAEIPFVYAKYGFGQVSEYDEVIEKFDDLVNLF, from the coding sequence ATGGACAGTATTATTTTTGATTTAGATGGTACCATTTGGGATCCAATCGACACTGTACTTAATGCCTGGAATAGCCGTATCAAGGAATATGGCCAAATTAAAAGAGAACTAACCCGAACTGATTTCGAAGGAATTATGGGACTACAAATGCACGAAATCAGTAAAAGATTGTTTCCTTATTTATCTGAGGAAGACCGTGTACAAGTGATTACAGAGTGTTGTAATACTGAACAAGGATACTTAAAAAAACATGGAGGTCATCTTTTTCATAATGTAGAGGATGTACTTCGTGTCCTTTCAAAGAAATACAAACTTTACATAGTAAGTAACTGTCAGGATGGCTACATTGAATCGTTTTATGAGTTTCATAACTTAGGTAAATATTTCTTAGACTTTGAGAATCCTGGAAGAACCGGGCTCTCAAAAGGGGAAAATGTTAAGTTGATTATCGAAAGGAATAACCTTTCAAGTCCTATTTACGTAGGGGATACAGAAGGTGATTTAAATGCGTCTAGATATGCAGAAATACCTTTCGTTTATGCAAAGTATGGTTTCGGACAAGTAAGTGAATATGATGAGGTCATAGAGAAGTTCGATGATCTCGTGAACCTATTTTGA
- a CDS encoding LAGLIDADG family homing endonuclease, producing MKVYEAAYIAGVIDGEGSITLTRMHAREHRRPVITIASTDKELLTYLQSITGGCISNKKNYKPGKHKNSFTLNIKVKREVFYVLEMIEPYLRINQKKKRALWILNNYDRVTNRNGKYTNDDLLDKLKFEEEFFAIK from the coding sequence ATGAAAGTTTATGAAGCTGCTTACATTGCTGGAGTTATAGACGGTGAAGGTAGCATAACGTTAACAAGAATGCATGCACGTGAGCATCGTAGACCTGTAATAACTATTGCATCTACAGACAAAGAACTTTTAACATATCTACAATCTATAACAGGAGGTTGTATATCCAATAAGAAAAATTATAAACCAGGAAAACATAAGAATTCCTTTACGTTAAACATAAAAGTAAAAAGAGAAGTATTTTATGTCCTAGAAATGATTGAACCTTATCTTAGGATCAATCAAAAGAAGAAACGCGCATTATGGATTTTAAATAACTATGATCGGGTTACAAACAGGAACGGTAAATATACGAATGATGATCTTTTAGATAAGTTAAAGTTCGAAGAGGAGTTCTTTGCAATTAAGTAA
- a CDS encoding DUF4166 domain-containing protein produces MTIYQNLLGEDFQRLHPKLQKRYALRKDKPFCAAGKMTSVQTGPWWLLPFLRLAAQWKFLFPESGKDIPFTIKNTCRTLPSGLDEVYWERTFYFDNATRHFNAFMTIDSERKVVRDYLGEPKLFYSDLYFDVLPDGSLVIRSGAQRFVMGKIEIPIPKLFEGVVEVKEGYDHVREAFTINVHIHNRLIGRLMTYEGEFNEETN; encoded by the coding sequence ATGACAATCTATCAAAATCTTTTAGGAGAAGATTTCCAGAGGCTTCATCCTAAACTCCAAAAGAGATACGCACTCCGGAAGGATAAACCGTTCTGTGCAGCCGGTAAAATGACGTCTGTACAGACAGGCCCCTGGTGGCTCCTTCCGTTTTTGAGGTTGGCTGCCCAATGGAAATTTCTTTTTCCTGAAAGCGGCAAAGACATTCCATTTACGATAAAGAATACTTGTCGGACTTTACCTTCTGGACTCGATGAAGTTTATTGGGAACGGACATTTTATTTTGATAACGCCACTCGACATTTCAATGCGTTTATGACGATTGATTCAGAGCGTAAAGTTGTAAGGGATTATTTAGGGGAACCAAAATTGTTCTATTCTGATTTATATTTTGATGTGTTACCTGACGGAAGCCTCGTCATACGATCAGGCGCACAGCGTTTCGTAATGGGGAAGATTGAGATTCCGATTCCGAAATTATTTGAAGGAGTTGTTGAGGTAAAAGAAGGATATGACCATGTACGAGAAGCATTTACAATAAACGTTCATATCCATAATCGATTGATCGGGAGGTTGATGACTTATGAAGGGGAATTTAATGAAGAGACGAATTAA
- a CDS encoding VOC family protein yields the protein MKLAFLCHPAKDLKKSLSFYRDVLGFEEAWREGDHTIALHLKKNEEVQLMLEDDEEGIPSGGVYIIESVDDFYKEYQSNLSFIKEPCDIPPGRYAIFNDLDGNPFRIIDMTKEKSPAHN from the coding sequence ATGAAGCTAGCATTTTTATGCCATCCGGCAAAAGATCTGAAGAAGTCTTTATCTTTTTATCGTGATGTACTCGGGTTTGAAGAAGCCTGGAGGGAAGGGGACCATACGATTGCCTTGCATCTAAAGAAGAACGAAGAGGTTCAACTTATGCTTGAGGATGACGAAGAGGGAATCCCATCAGGCGGTGTCTACATAATCGAAAGTGTAGACGACTTCTATAAGGAATATCAATCTAACCTTAGCTTCATAAAAGAACCTTGTGACATTCCTCCAGGAAGATATGCGATCTTTAATGACCTGGATGGAAATCCGTTCAGGATAATCGACATGACAAAGGAAAAGAGTCCTGCTCATAATTAA
- a CDS encoding GNAT family protein yields MEGIFKDLPTFETDRLVLRKAREEDIHDIYEYASEQEISRYTPWNFHKTIDTTQKLVEIIQDNYNNDKESDWVIELKENNKVIGLCGFVRWNKHHNRIEVAYSLSRSHWGKGYTTEAVEQLVKFGFENMQLNRIEAKVSQENSASIKVLEKLGMKPEGILRDYWFKNGEYTTVQTYSVIKSDWVNSL; encoded by the coding sequence ATGGAGGGAATATTTAAAGATTTACCTACATTTGAAACTGACCGATTAGTACTGAGAAAAGCAAGAGAAGAAGATATTCACGATATATATGAATATGCGTCAGAGCAAGAAATTTCGAGGTATACCCCGTGGAACTTTCATAAGACAATAGATACCACACAAAAGCTTGTTGAGATCATTCAAGATAATTATAACAACGATAAAGAAAGTGATTGGGTTATCGAGTTAAAAGAGAATAACAAGGTTATTGGTCTATGCGGGTTTGTACGTTGGAATAAACACCATAACCGTATAGAAGTTGCTTATTCACTCTCCCGTTCCCATTGGGGGAAAGGCTATACTACTGAAGCAGTAGAACAACTTGTCAAATTTGGTTTTGAAAACATGCAGCTAAACAGAATTGAAGCAAAAGTGTCACAAGAGAACTCTGCCTCCATAAAAGTTCTCGAGAAATTGGGGATGAAGCCTGAAGGGATATTAAGAGACTATTGGTTTAAAAATGGAGAATATACAACTGTTCAAACCTACTCTGTAATTAAATCTGATTGGGTAAACAGCCTTTAA
- a CDS encoding GNAT family N-acetyltransferase has translation MEIISLKDIPKERIFEFFRLQWGSPKMVVSSGVYDGSTLDGFTIINEENEIIGLVTYIIKAKESEIISLDSLKEGKGIGTSLIQAVESVALQNQCRLVKVITTNDNLLGLKFYQKRGFVLSKIHKNAVQRAREIKPEIPLIGNDGIPIRDEIELEKLLA, from the coding sequence ATGGAGATTATATCGTTAAAAGACATACCTAAAGAGAGAATTTTTGAGTTCTTTCGATTGCAATGGGGTAGTCCAAAGATGGTTGTTTCGAGTGGTGTTTATGATGGTTCAACTTTAGATGGCTTTACAATTATAAATGAGGAAAACGAAATAATTGGATTAGTCACCTACATAATCAAAGCTAAAGAAAGTGAGATCATTTCATTAGATAGCCTAAAAGAAGGTAAAGGCATAGGAACGTCTCTTATTCAAGCGGTAGAAAGTGTTGCCCTTCAAAACCAATGTAGGCTTGTAAAAGTGATTACTACAAATGACAATTTGTTAGGACTAAAGTTTTATCAAAAAAGAGGATTTGTATTGTCAAAAATACATAAAAATGCGGTGCAAAGAGCAAGAGAAATAAAGCCTGAAATTCCGTTAATCGGTAATGATGGGATTCCGATAAGAGATGAAATAGAGCTGGAGAAGTTACTCGCTTAA
- a CDS encoding DUF4406 domain-containing protein, with translation MRVITLCGSTKFKKQFRETEASLTLQGHVVISLGFFEQSEGIQITEEQEQLFKKIHFKKIDMADEIFVIDVDGYIGSSTSKEIEYANKTNKPIRYYSKVNLESVTP, from the coding sequence ATGAGAGTTATTACGTTATGTGGTTCAACGAAATTCAAGAAACAGTTTAGAGAAACAGAGGCCTCATTAACTTTACAAGGACATGTTGTAATCAGCCTTGGTTTCTTTGAACAGAGTGAAGGAATACAAATTACAGAAGAGCAAGAACAGTTATTTAAGAAGATCCACTTTAAGAAAATTGATATGGCGGATGAAATTTTTGTTATCGATGTTGATGGATATATTGGAAGCAGTACGAGTAAGGAAATCGAATATGCGAATAAAACAAATAAGCCTATCCGTTATTATTCAAAAGTAAATTTGGAGAGTGTTACTCCATAA
- a CDS encoding TetR/AcrR family transcriptional regulator — MKEWIPIPGSNKEKILTTALEEFSSKGFAQTNITELAQKADVTTGAIYHHFGSKAQLYEIIKEEMEKRILDRMEGVTDLFEDPHEKLNAALKTGLDFVVKKEIGKLFIETENESRKNQIFPFLQSICTSMENKGVEIILYSSWIAIIKSITEETMTLSEGKNLIQWMLRENG, encoded by the coding sequence ATGAAAGAATGGATCCCTATACCTGGAAGTAATAAAGAGAAAATATTGACGACGGCCTTGGAAGAATTCAGTAGTAAAGGTTTTGCGCAAACAAATATTACGGAATTGGCACAGAAAGCAGATGTCACCACTGGAGCGATTTATCACCATTTCGGTTCAAAAGCGCAACTTTACGAGATTATTAAAGAGGAGATGGAAAAGAGAATCTTAGATCGGATGGAGGGAGTAACGGATTTATTTGAAGATCCACATGAGAAATTGAATGCAGCACTTAAGACAGGTTTAGATTTTGTTGTAAAGAAAGAGATTGGCAAGCTCTTTATTGAAACAGAAAACGAATCTAGAAAGAATCAGATCTTTCCGTTCCTTCAAAGCATTTGCACGTCTATGGAAAACAAGGGAGTGGAGATCATCCTTTATTCCTCATGGATCGCGATTATTAAATCAATAACAGAGGAAACCATGACGTTGTCTGAAGGTAAGAATTTAATACAGTGGATGTTAAGAGAGAACGGATAG
- a CDS encoding rhodanese-like domain-containing protein, translating into MKEVTANEVEELLANGDHHQIIDVRETSETASGMIPGAINIPLGLLEFRMHELDKSKRYILVCRSGARSWRASKFLQDHGYDVLNMTDGMLSWEGKTK; encoded by the coding sequence ATGAAAGAAGTAACAGCTAATGAAGTTGAAGAACTTCTTGCCAATGGGGATCATCACCAAATCATCGATGTCCGTGAAACAAGCGAAACAGCATCAGGAATGATTCCAGGAGCGATAAATATTCCATTAGGATTGCTTGAATTTCGTATGCATGAACTGGATAAATCAAAGAGATATATCTTAGTTTGTCGATCAGGAGCTAGAAGCTGGCGCGCTTCGAAATTCTTACAAGATCATGGATATGATGTACTCAACATGACTGATGGAATGCTTTCTTGGGAAGGAAAAACAAAGTAA
- a CDS encoding HIT family protein, with amino-acid sequence MKECIFCHPDLEPDQNIILSNELCMFLQLEQFQKKGTQLEGAGLIVPKEHKETAFDLTRDEWDATYSLLQEVKQYLDEMYQPQGYNLGWNCGEIGGQHIFHAHLHVLPRYEDEPLAGKGIRYLFKGKENERMSY; translated from the coding sequence TTGAAAGAATGCATTTTCTGTCATCCAGATTTAGAACCAGATCAAAATATCATTTTAAGTAATGAGCTATGTATGTTTTTACAGTTAGAGCAATTTCAAAAAAAGGGTACTCAACTCGAAGGAGCTGGGTTAATTGTTCCTAAGGAGCATAAGGAAACAGCTTTTGATCTAACCCGAGATGAATGGGATGCAACCTATTCACTTCTTCAAGAAGTAAAACAATATTTAGATGAAATGTATCAACCTCAAGGCTACAATCTTGGTTGGAATTGTGGCGAAATTGGTGGTCAACATATTTTCCATGCGCATTTGCATGTATTACCAAGGTATGAAGATGAACCTCTAGCAGGTAAAGGGATTAGATATTTATTTAAAGGTAAAGAAAATGAAAGAATGAGTTATTAA
- a CDS encoding DoxX-like family protein codes for MKTKPIYVEIPINSGVDEVWDKSQNPSLHQQWDLRFSSITYLPKESESDPQAFRYETNIGFGLKVSGWGESIGTHKKEDGSKVSSLHFGTPQKSSLISEGRGYWKYIHKGQGTTFLTQYDYDVRFGWFGRLVDSCFRPLMGWATALSFDVLKRWIEKGELPRTQYLRFFSTAIITFLYFFIWCYQGLVPKIIAKHPEEVAMLASLSSMETDAAVQAVGIIGGLEVLFGLSWLLYRKKRHLHLLQIIVFPLLTLSALLAEPSIHTHPFNPVTFNASLWVLSILGFILAKDVPTATSCKRSRKE; via the coding sequence ATGAAAACTAAGCCAATTTATGTAGAAATACCGATTAATTCGGGGGTGGATGAGGTATGGGATAAGTCCCAAAACCCCAGCCTCCATCAACAATGGGATCTGCGTTTTTCTTCGATTACCTATCTTCCAAAAGAGTCGGAAAGTGATCCTCAAGCCTTCCGTTATGAAACCAATATCGGTTTCGGGCTGAAGGTGTCAGGGTGGGGAGAAAGCATTGGGACGCATAAGAAAGAAGATGGATCGAAGGTTTCGTCACTTCACTTTGGAACGCCTCAGAAATCGTCCCTCATATCAGAAGGTAGAGGATACTGGAAGTACATCCATAAAGGACAAGGCACAACTTTTTTAACGCAATATGATTATGATGTCCGGTTTGGTTGGTTTGGAAGACTTGTAGACTCATGTTTCCGCCCGCTTATGGGATGGGCTACGGCACTGAGCTTTGATGTGTTGAAGCGTTGGATTGAAAAAGGCGAGCTTCCAAGAACCCAATATCTACGTTTTTTTAGTACAGCGATTATCACATTTCTTTATTTCTTTATTTGGTGTTATCAAGGACTGGTCCCTAAAATCATAGCAAAACATCCAGAAGAGGTTGCGATGTTGGCTTCCCTTAGTTCCATGGAGACAGACGCCGCAGTCCAGGCTGTTGGTATAATAGGAGGCCTTGAAGTTTTATTTGGACTGTCTTGGTTGCTCTATCGCAAAAAACGGCATCTCCATCTATTGCAGATTATTGTGTTTCCATTATTAACGTTAAGCGCATTATTAGCTGAACCATCCATACATACACATCCTTTCAACCCTGTGACATTTAATGCTAGCCTTTGGGTCTTATCGATCCTCGGGTTTATCTTAGCTAAGGATGTCCCAACGGCAACAAGCTGTAAGCGTTCAAGAAAAGAGTGA
- a CDS encoding NUDIX hydrolase, protein MSEQERLRIFDEHKNDIGVASRSEVHRKGYWHEAFHCWFVKNEEGTNYIYLQLRSKNKKDYPDLLDITAAGHLLASETVEDGVREIKEEIGIVVEFSDLISLGVTDYCVTREDLIDKEFANVFLYKSENNFEDFTLQVEEVSGIVRARFSDFAQLWYGERDEIEINGIEINENGKKVEKEEMVNRNHFVPHPISFYNVIIQKIGEQI, encoded by the coding sequence ATGAGTGAACAAGAAAGATTAAGGATCTTCGATGAACATAAAAATGATATAGGCGTTGCTTCTCGAAGTGAAGTGCATCGAAAAGGCTATTGGCATGAAGCCTTTCATTGTTGGTTCGTTAAAAACGAGGAAGGCACCAATTATATTTATCTTCAACTTCGTAGTAAAAATAAAAAAGACTATCCTGACCTATTGGATATTACCGCTGCAGGGCATTTACTAGCCAGTGAAACGGTTGAGGACGGCGTTAGAGAGATAAAGGAAGAAATCGGGATCGTTGTCGAGTTCAGTGATTTAATCTCGTTAGGTGTCACCGATTATTGTGTTACGAGAGAAGACTTGATTGATAAAGAATTTGCAAATGTTTTTCTTTATAAAAGCGAAAATAACTTTGAGGACTTCACCCTTCAAGTTGAAGAAGTATCAGGGATCGTTCGAGCAAGATTTTCTGATTTTGCTCAGCTTTGGTATGGAGAAAGAGATGAAATTGAAATTAATGGAATTGAGATAAATGAAAATGGAAAGAAGGTTGAAAAGGAAGAAATGGTGAATCGAAATCATTTCGTCCCACATCCAATTTCTTTTTATAACGTAATCATTCAAAAAATTGGAGAACAAATATGA
- a CDS encoding putative glycolipid-binding domain-containing protein gives MIHKVMWEHLEEFGSELCQISEHHNGLLAEGTIIRVIQNEPCQVNYSVHMDHSWHTKKLEIGVNHERKLELSSDGNGNWFEDEEEETSLKGAIDIDISATPFSNSLPINRFEWNLNQKRDMEMVYISVPELTFFKVSQTYTYLRREADMRVFLYECRDFKSLIYVDENGFVTNYPDLFKVCCRF, from the coding sequence ATGATACATAAAGTTATGTGGGAGCATTTAGAGGAATTTGGAAGCGAGCTTTGCCAAATAAGTGAACATCATAATGGTTTGTTGGCTGAAGGGACGATTATTCGCGTCATACAAAATGAACCTTGCCAAGTCAATTATTCCGTTCATATGGATCATTCTTGGCATACAAAAAAATTAGAAATTGGTGTCAATCACGAACGAAAGCTTGAACTTAGTTCGGATGGAAACGGGAATTGGTTCGAAGATGAAGAAGAAGAGACCTCTTTAAAGGGCGCAATCGACATCGATATTTCTGCGACACCTTTTTCTAACTCTTTACCGATTAATCGGTTTGAATGGAATTTGAATCAGAAAAGGGATATGGAAATGGTCTATATTTCTGTGCCTGAATTGACGTTTTTCAAAGTCTCACAAACGTATACCTATCTTAGACGGGAAGCAGATATGCGCGTCTTTTTATATGAGTGTCGCGATTTTAAATCTCTTATTTATGTTGATGAGAATGGTTTCGTCACGAACTACCCTGATTTATTTAAAGTATGTTGTAGATTTTGA
- a CDS encoding rhodanese-like domain-containing protein, whose translation MLAVISSLSMLTLFILKRYVPVWKVPFKNDWLAENCNSTVILDVRDYNESCNNHIQGAIELPVAYLKRYYKEIPKENILLVASDNREKNVSIRFLRKKGFNIVGCTNLKVEAQELLVKSI comes from the coding sequence ATGCTTGCAGTTATAAGTTCACTAAGTATGTTGACCCTTTTTATTCTTAAGCGATATGTTCCTGTTTGGAAGGTTCCATTTAAGAACGATTGGCTTGCAGAAAACTGTAATTCTACCGTCATTTTGGATGTAAGGGATTATAATGAATCCTGTAACAATCACATCCAAGGAGCGATCGAACTACCTGTTGCTTATTTGAAAAGATATTATAAGGAAATTCCAAAAGAAAATATTCTGTTGGTTGCTTCTGATAACAGAGAGAAAAACGTAAGCATCCGGTTTTTACGTAAAAAAGGATTTAATATCGTCGGATGTACAAATTTAAAGGTCGAGGCCCAAGAATTACTAGTAAAAAGTATATGA
- a CDS encoding RNA polymerase sigma factor → MEDSTIVNRAKKGNEHAFRMLIETYKQDVFRCVYGVLQNPKDAEDASQEVWLKIFASLPSYEGKGFKSWITKIAVRHAIDCKRKHARHSEALYDAMDDDIIKEKNNVVEESVFLNEQKQLVLSSLEQIPTSYREILEGFYIKEKTHQELAEEQNVQVKTIEVKLYRARSWIRKRWKEDDFR, encoded by the coding sequence TTGGAAGATTCAACAATTGTTAATCGTGCAAAGAAGGGGAATGAACATGCGTTTCGGATGCTGATTGAAACGTATAAACAAGATGTGTTCAGATGTGTTTATGGTGTACTACAAAACCCTAAAGATGCAGAAGATGCTTCCCAAGAGGTGTGGTTGAAGATATTTGCCTCTCTCCCTAGCTACGAAGGGAAGGGTTTTAAATCATGGATCACAAAGATTGCAGTCCGTCATGCTATTGATTGCAAAAGAAAACATGCTAGACATAGTGAGGCACTTTATGATGCGATGGACGATGACATCATAAAGGAGAAAAATAATGTTGTTGAAGAGAGTGTATTCCTTAATGAGCAAAAGCAGCTTGTTTTGAGTAGTCTAGAACAAATTCCAACTTCTTATCGTGAAATTTTAGAAGGTTTTTACATAAAAGAAAAGACACATCAAGAACTTGCTGAGGAACAAAATGTACAAGTAAAGACGATAGAAGTTAAGTTGTATCGAGCACGTTCATGGATAAGAAAGCGTTGGAAGGAGGATGACTTTCGTTGA